The following are from one region of the Capsicum annuum cultivar UCD-10X-F1 chromosome 1, UCD10Xv1.1, whole genome shotgun sequence genome:
- the LOC107851352 gene encoding exosome complex exonuclease RRP42 isoform X1: MRMKKKMTPEMVGLSVGEKNFIKGGIAQDLRNDGRKRLTYRPIYVETGVIPQANGSARVKLGETDVIASVKAELGKPRVSHPDQGKVYIYVECSPTAEPSFERRGGDELSTELSIALERSLLGGKSGAGAGINPASLLIKEGKVCWDLYVDCLVISSDGNLLDALGAAIKAALSNTGIPRVQVREAASSDEQADVDVSDEEFLQFDTSGVPVIVTLTKVGRHYIVDATSEEESLMSSAVSISVNRHGMICGLTKRGGAGLDPSVILDMISVAKHVSEQLLNKLDSEIEAAERANEEEP, encoded by the exons AtgaggatgaagaagaaaatgacaCCAG AGATGGTTGGTCTATCTGTTGGAGAGAAGAACTTTATTAAGGGTGGTATTGCCCAGGATCTGCGAAATGATGGTAGAAAACGGCTAACTTATCGACCAATTTATGTGGAAACAGGTGTTATTCCTCAG GCAAATGGATCTGCAAGAGTCAAGTTGGGTGAAACTGATGTTATTGCCAGCGTTAAG GCGGAACTTGGGAAACCACGTGTATCTCATCCTGACCAGGGAAAGGTTTATATTTACGTAGAGTGCAGTCCCACAGCAGAGCCATCATTTGAG CGCAGAGGAGGTGATGAATTGTCCACAGAGCTCTCGATAGCACTTGAGCGGAGTCTCTTGGGTGGTAAAAGTGGAGCAG GGGCTGGAATCAATCCGGCATCTCTCTTGATCAAAGAAGGAAAAGTATGCTGGGATCTGTATGTCGATTGCCTTGTTATTAGTTCTGATGGAAATCTGCTGGACGCACTAGGTGCCGCTATCAAG GCTGCATTGAGCAATACAGGTATTCCGAGAGTTCAGGTTCGTGAAGCTGCCTCATCCGATGAGCAGGCAGATGTCGATGTCAGTGATGAAGAATTTCTGCAATTCGACACCAGTGGAGTACCCGTCATAGTTACTTTGACAAAG GTTGGGAGGCACTACATTGTCGATGCAACTTCAGAAGAGGAATCGCTAATGAGCTCAGCTGTTTCCATTTCTGTTAATCGACATGGAATGATATGTGGATTGACTAAACGAGGAGGTGCAGGGTTAGACCCTAGTGTCATACTCGACATGATATCTGTCGCGAAACATGTAAGTGAACAACTACTAAACAAACTTGATTCGGAGATAGAAGCCGCTGAAAGAGCAAATGAAGAAGAACCATGA
- the LOC107851352 gene encoding exosome complex exonuclease RRP42 isoform X2 gives MVGLSVGEKNFIKGGIAQDLRNDGRKRLTYRPIYVETGVIPQANGSARVKLGETDVIASVKAELGKPRVSHPDQGKVYIYVECSPTAEPSFERRGGDELSTELSIALERSLLGGKSGAGAGINPASLLIKEGKVCWDLYVDCLVISSDGNLLDALGAAIKAALSNTGIPRVQVREAASSDEQADVDVSDEEFLQFDTSGVPVIVTLTKVGRHYIVDATSEEESLMSSAVSISVNRHGMICGLTKRGGAGLDPSVILDMISVAKHVSEQLLNKLDSEIEAAERANEEEP, from the exons ATGGTTGGTCTATCTGTTGGAGAGAAGAACTTTATTAAGGGTGGTATTGCCCAGGATCTGCGAAATGATGGTAGAAAACGGCTAACTTATCGACCAATTTATGTGGAAACAGGTGTTATTCCTCAG GCAAATGGATCTGCAAGAGTCAAGTTGGGTGAAACTGATGTTATTGCCAGCGTTAAG GCGGAACTTGGGAAACCACGTGTATCTCATCCTGACCAGGGAAAGGTTTATATTTACGTAGAGTGCAGTCCCACAGCAGAGCCATCATTTGAG CGCAGAGGAGGTGATGAATTGTCCACAGAGCTCTCGATAGCACTTGAGCGGAGTCTCTTGGGTGGTAAAAGTGGAGCAG GGGCTGGAATCAATCCGGCATCTCTCTTGATCAAAGAAGGAAAAGTATGCTGGGATCTGTATGTCGATTGCCTTGTTATTAGTTCTGATGGAAATCTGCTGGACGCACTAGGTGCCGCTATCAAG GCTGCATTGAGCAATACAGGTATTCCGAGAGTTCAGGTTCGTGAAGCTGCCTCATCCGATGAGCAGGCAGATGTCGATGTCAGTGATGAAGAATTTCTGCAATTCGACACCAGTGGAGTACCCGTCATAGTTACTTTGACAAAG GTTGGGAGGCACTACATTGTCGATGCAACTTCAGAAGAGGAATCGCTAATGAGCTCAGCTGTTTCCATTTCTGTTAATCGACATGGAATGATATGTGGATTGACTAAACGAGGAGGTGCAGGGTTAGACCCTAGTGTCATACTCGACATGATATCTGTCGCGAAACATGTAAGTGAACAACTACTAAACAAACTTGATTCGGAGATAGAAGCCGCTGAAAGAGCAAATGAAGAAGAACCATGA